A single Primulina eburnea isolate SZY01 chromosome 11, ASM2296580v1, whole genome shotgun sequence DNA region contains:
- the LOC140804997 gene encoding uncharacterized protein, whose product MAAHSTWKLIPLRRTLSRALKPLSAPSPCSISTQDSLISSQQHATGSLLESPSPSFTKFSYSCIGCRHYSSGIEDSLGPAAVDYLSVMQEDEYHKLANSTIHDLLEKLEEYGDSVEIDGYDVDYGNEVLTLKLGIWGLIS is encoded by the exons ATGGCCGCCCACTCAACTTGGAAGCTGATTCCCTTGAGAAGAACATTGTCACGAGCTCTGAAACCTTTATCAGCACCGTCTCCTTGTTCAATCTCAACCCAAGATTCGTTGATTTCTTCTCAACAACATGCCACGGGTTCTCTTCTCGAATCCCCTTCTCCATCGTTCACAAAATTCTCGTACAGTTGCATCGGTTGTCGTCATTACTCTTCTGGGATCGAGGATTCTTTAGGCCCCGCTGCAGTTGATTACCT TTCTGTAATGCAGGAAGATGAATACCACAAGTTGGCTAATTCAACCATCCATGACCTTCTTGAAAAGCTCGAG GAGTATGGCGACTCTGTAGAAATCGATGGCTACGACGTTGACTATGGG AATGAGGTGTTAACCTTGAAGCTTGGGATTTGGGGACTTATATCATAA